From the genome of Nocardia sp. NBC_01503, one region includes:
- the dnaE gene encoding DNA polymerase III subunit alpha — protein sequence MSASSGSFVHLHNHTEYSMLDGAAKITPLFKEAKRLGMTAVGMSDHGNMYGASEFYNSAKKLEIKPIIGIEAYIAPESRFNTKRVQWGDPSQKSDDVSGSGAYTHMTMVAENAQGLRNLFKLSSLASIEGQLGKWARMDADIIAEHAAGIIATTGCPSGEVQTRLRLGQEREALEAAAKWQEIFGPENFFLEIMDHGLSIERRVREGLLMVGKQLGIPPLATNDCHYVHESDSGNHEALLCIQTGKTLSDPTRFKFDGSGYYLKSAEEMRAIWDAEVPGACDNTVLIGERVQPYDDVWEHRDRMPVFPVPEGETQGSWLRHEVMEGLNRRFPKGIPGDYLPRADFELDVIIEMGFPAYFLIVADLITYARSVGINVGPGRGSAAGSLVAYAMGITNIDPIPHGLLFERFLNPERVSMPDIDIDFDDRRRGEMVRYATDKWGSDRVAQVITFGTIKTKAALKDSARVQFGQPGFAIADQISKALPPPIMAKDIPLSGIMDPEHERYKEAAEVRELINTNPDVNKIYETARGLEGLIRNAGVHACAVIMSSEPLTDAIPVWKRAQDGAIITGWDYPSCEAIGLLKMDFLGLRNLTVIGDALVNIKNNRGIDLDLDTLPLEDPATYELLARGDTLGVFQLDGGAMRDLLRRMIPTGFEDIVAVLALYRPGPMGMNAHNDYADRKNARQEVKPIHPELEEPLKDILRDTYGLIVYQEQIMQIAQKVAGYSLGRADILRRAMGKKKASVLEAEFEGFEKGMMDNGFSKPAIKALWDTILPFAGYAFNKSHAAGYGLVSFWTAYLKANYPAEYMAGLLTSVGDDKDKAAIYLADCRRLGIQVLPPDVNESEIEFASVGGDIRFGMGAVRNVGANVVSSIIAARKEKSKFTDFSDYLNKVDATACSKKVTESLIKAGAFDSLGHPRKGLLLVHSDAIDAVMSTKKAEAIGQFDLFGGLDDDDSMASVFNVKVPDEEWESKHKLALEREMLGLYVSGHPLNGVEHVLAAQSDTAIPTILEGDVKDGQQVTIGGIFASVTRRVNKNGLAWASAQLEDLSGGIEVLFFPQSYSVYGMDVTEDAIVLVKARVSARDDRISLIANDLVVPDLSHIGVEKPLSVIIPTRLCTPDKIGALKRVLNSHPGTADVIIKHVGSRERTTTLKVADNLRVSPSSALMGDLKALLGPGCLAS from the coding sequence GTGTCAGCCTCGTCGGGATCATTCGTCCATCTCCACAACCACACCGAGTACTCGATGCTCGATGGCGCGGCGAAGATCACGCCTCTGTTCAAAGAGGCCAAACGGCTGGGCATGACCGCCGTCGGCATGTCCGACCACGGAAACATGTACGGCGCCTCGGAGTTCTACAACTCCGCCAAGAAGCTCGAGATCAAGCCGATCATCGGCATCGAGGCGTATATCGCGCCCGAATCCCGCTTCAACACCAAGCGCGTGCAGTGGGGCGATCCCTCGCAGAAGAGCGATGACGTCTCCGGTTCGGGTGCGTACACGCATATGACCATGGTCGCGGAGAACGCGCAGGGGCTGCGGAACCTGTTCAAGCTCTCCAGCCTCGCCTCCATCGAGGGTCAGCTCGGCAAGTGGGCGCGTATGGACGCCGACATCATCGCCGAGCACGCGGCCGGAATCATCGCCACCACCGGCTGCCCCTCGGGCGAGGTGCAGACCCGCCTGCGCCTGGGTCAGGAGCGCGAAGCCCTCGAGGCCGCCGCCAAATGGCAGGAGATCTTCGGCCCGGAGAACTTCTTCCTGGAGATCATGGATCACGGCCTGTCCATCGAGCGCCGTGTTCGCGAGGGTCTGCTCATGGTCGGCAAACAGCTGGGCATTCCGCCGCTGGCCACCAATGACTGCCACTACGTGCACGAGTCCGATTCGGGCAATCACGAAGCGCTGCTGTGCATTCAGACCGGTAAGACGCTCTCGGACCCCACCCGCTTCAAGTTCGACGGCTCCGGCTACTACCTCAAGTCCGCCGAGGAGATGCGCGCCATCTGGGACGCGGAGGTCCCCGGGGCCTGCGACAATACGGTGCTCATCGGTGAGCGCGTGCAGCCGTATGACGATGTGTGGGAACACCGCGACCGCATGCCCGTCTTCCCGGTCCCCGAGGGCGAGACCCAGGGCAGCTGGCTGCGTCACGAGGTGATGGAGGGGCTGAATCGCCGCTTCCCCAAGGGCATTCCGGGCGACTACCTGCCGCGTGCCGACTTCGAACTCGACGTCATCATCGAAATGGGCTTCCCGGCCTACTTCCTCATCGTCGCCGACCTCATCACCTACGCCCGCTCGGTCGGCATCAATGTCGGCCCGGGTCGTGGTTCGGCCGCCGGTTCGCTGGTCGCGTACGCGATGGGCATCACCAATATCGACCCGATCCCGCATGGTCTGCTGTTCGAGCGGTTCCTCAACCCCGAGCGCGTCTCCATGCCCGATATCGATATCGACTTCGACGATCGCCGCCGCGGTGAGATGGTCCGCTATGCCACCGATAAGTGGGGCAGCGACCGCGTCGCCCAGGTGATCACCTTCGGTACGATTAAAACCAAAGCGGCGCTGAAGGATTCGGCCCGCGTCCAGTTCGGCCAGCCCGGCTTCGCCATCGCCGATCAGATCTCCAAGGCGCTGCCGCCGCCGATCATGGCCAAGGATATTCCGCTCTCGGGCATCATGGATCCCGAACACGAGCGGTACAAAGAGGCCGCCGAGGTCCGCGAGCTCATCAATACCAATCCGGACGTCAACAAGATCTACGAGACCGCCCGCGGCCTCGAGGGCCTGATCCGCAATGCCGGCGTGCACGCCTGCGCGGTCATCATGTCGTCCGAACCGCTCACCGACGCCATCCCGGTCTGGAAGCGCGCGCAGGACGGCGCGATCATCACCGGCTGGGACTACCCGTCGTGTGAGGCCATCGGCCTGTTGAAGATGGACTTCCTGGGCCTGCGCAACCTGACCGTCATCGGTGACGCGCTGGTCAATATCAAGAACAACCGCGGTATCGACCTGGACCTGGACACCCTGCCGCTGGAAGATCCCGCCACCTACGAATTGCTCGCGCGCGGAGACACTCTCGGCGTCTTCCAGCTCGACGGCGGCGCCATGCGCGATCTGCTGCGCCGGATGATCCCCACCGGCTTCGAGGATATCGTCGCCGTGCTCGCGCTGTATCGCCCCGGCCCCATGGGCATGAACGCGCACAATGACTACGCCGACCGCAAGAACGCGCGCCAAGAGGTCAAACCCATCCATCCGGAGCTCGAAGAGCCCCTGAAGGACATCCTGCGTGATACCTACGGCCTGATCGTGTATCAGGAGCAGATCATGCAGATCGCGCAGAAGGTCGCCGGGTACTCGCTCGGCCGAGCGGATATTCTGCGCCGCGCCATGGGTAAGAAGAAGGCCTCGGTCCTGGAAGCCGAATTCGAGGGCTTCGAAAAGGGCATGATGGACAACGGCTTCTCCAAGCCCGCCATCAAAGCGCTGTGGGACACCATTCTTCCGTTCGCCGGTTACGCGTTCAACAAATCGCATGCCGCGGGCTACGGTCTGGTCTCCTTCTGGACCGCCTACCTCAAGGCCAATTACCCGGCCGAGTACATGGCCGGTCTGCTCACCTCCGTCGGCGACGACAAGGACAAGGCCGCCATCTACCTGGCCGACTGCCGTCGCCTCGGCATCCAGGTGCTGCCGCCGGATGTGAACGAGTCCGAAATCGAATTCGCCTCCGTCGGTGGCGATATCCGCTTCGGTATGGGCGCGGTCCGCAATGTCGGCGCGAATGTGGTCTCCTCGATCATCGCCGCCCGTAAGGAGAAGTCGAAGTTCACCGACTTCTCCGACTACCTGAACAAGGTGGATGCGACGGCCTGCTCCAAGAAGGTCACCGAATCCCTCATCAAGGCAGGCGCTTTCGACTCGCTCGGACATCCGCGCAAGGGTCTGCTGCTGGTGCACTCCGATGCCATCGACGCGGTCATGTCGACCAAGAAGGCCGAGGCCATCGGCCAGTTCGATCTCTTCGGCGGGCTGGACGACGACGATTCCATGGCGAGCGTCTTCAATGTGAAGGTGCCCGACGAGGAGTGGGAGTCCAAGCATAAACTCGCCCTCGAACGCGAAATGCTGGGCCTGTACGTCTCCGGACATCCGCTCAATGGCGTCGAGCATGTGCTTGCGGCGCAATCGGATACGGCGATTCCGACGATTCTCGAAGGTGATGTCAAGGACGGCCAGCAGGTGACCATCGGCGGTATCTTCGCCAGCGTCACCCGCCGCGTCAATAAGAACGGCCTGGCCTGGGCCTCCGCGCAGCTGGAAGATCTCAGCGGTGGTATCGAGGTGCTGTTCTTCCCGCAGTCCTACTCGGTCTACGGGATGGATGTCACCGAGGACGCCATCGTGCTGGTCAAGGCCCGCGTCTCCGCGCGTGACGATCGCATCTCGCTGATCGCCAATGACCTTGTGGTGCCGGACCTTTCGCATATCGGTGTGGAGAAGCCGCTGTCGGTGATCATTCCGACCCGGCTCTGCACCCCGGATAAGATCGGCGCGCTCAAGCGGGTGCTGAACAGTCACCCCGGCACCGCGGACGTCATCATCAAGCATGTCGGCTCCCGCGAACGCACCACCACCCTGAAAGTGGCCGACAACCTGCGGGTTTCACCGTCTTCGGCGCTCATGGGCGATCTCAAGGCACTACTCGGCCCGGGCTGCCTGGCGAGTTGA
- a CDS encoding DMT family transporter: protein MQLPLGAVICAFIAALLFAVSAVAQQRAASEVPEGEGLMRALIKNPTWWAGMIGDGGGFAFQVAALALGSVLIVQPILVSALVFALPMAARYGGRKTTPGMWVNALALSVALAIFLIVGDPTEGLDTAPWHRWVLPLGLVFGVVAAGVIGARVVKTPALRALLLGGAGGTLVGVSAALTANVTRLFGQGITTALTSWEIYVLVVTGVGGVYLQQRGYQAGSLAACLPAFTIAEPLVAAFVGITVLDERLRSGPIGTGFVLVAVVVMCVATVALSRAQAGEPLEVSDSAPVSQLRE from the coding sequence GTGCAGCTTCCTCTCGGTGCGGTGATTTGTGCGTTTATCGCGGCTCTGCTGTTCGCGGTGTCGGCGGTGGCGCAGCAGCGGGCCGCGTCCGAGGTGCCCGAGGGCGAAGGGCTGATGCGGGCGCTGATCAAGAATCCGACCTGGTGGGCCGGGATGATCGGGGACGGTGGGGGATTCGCGTTTCAGGTGGCCGCGCTGGCGCTGGGTTCGGTGCTGATCGTGCAGCCGATCCTGGTCAGTGCGCTGGTGTTCGCGCTGCCGATGGCGGCCCGGTACGGCGGGCGCAAGACCACGCCCGGGATGTGGGTGAACGCGCTGGCACTGTCGGTCGCGCTGGCGATCTTCCTGATTGTCGGTGACCCCACCGAGGGGCTCGACACCGCGCCGTGGCATCGGTGGGTGCTGCCGCTCGGCCTGGTGTTCGGGGTGGTGGCGGCGGGCGTCATCGGTGCGCGGGTCGTGAAAACGCCTGCGCTGCGGGCACTTCTACTCGGTGGGGCGGGCGGCACGCTCGTCGGTGTGTCGGCGGCGTTGACCGCGAATGTGACTCGGCTGTTCGGCCAGGGGATCACGACGGCGCTCACCAGTTGGGAGATCTACGTACTGGTGGTCACGGGCGTCGGCGGTGTCTATCTGCAACAGCGTGGCTATCAAGCCGGATCGCTCGCGGCCTGCCTTCCGGCCTTCACGATCGCCGAACCACTCGTCGCCGCGTTCGTCGGAATCACGGTGCTGGACGAGCGACTCCGCAGCGGTCCGATCGGCACCGGATTCGTTCTCGTCGCGGTGGTCGTCATGTGTGTCGCGACCGTCGCGCTGTCGCGCGCGCAGGCGGGCGAACCCCTCGAAGTGTCCGATTCCGCACCGGTTTCGCAGCTCCGCGAGTGA
- a CDS encoding serine hydrolase domain-containing protein, with product MSTVATAPDLADLPTGVGGYATPEFGPLIRTFARLMGGQPGAGGALTVHLHGTPLVEIWAGESAPATPWTADTGAIVFSATKGIAATVIHRLADRGLIDYDTPVAAYWPEFAANGKERITVRHLLSHRAGLSGLPDIAAGLDDILDHQLMEQRLAAAKPDHLLGTPTYHALTYGWLLAGLARAVTGRGMAELFRTEIAEPLGTDGIHLGRPPATSATTAATMHGGRLGFVGTTYVSLVLGRAYSLPGALGAAARALFLPGLEDFLEGDIPPILDTELPAGNGVCTATGLATLYGALANGGMSQGRRFLSPATMKTMRHIETYSLDHALMYFPMMWRMGYHSLPMPGARAGFGHIGLGGSFGWADPNRGLSVGFVHNRLSLSSLTTDQLASAWVLPLVVRGARSARRTTQLPASRAA from the coding sequence ATGAGCACTGTCGCCACCGCCCCCGATCTCGCGGATCTACCCACCGGCGTGGGCGGTTACGCGACCCCCGAATTCGGCCCCCTGATAAGGACTTTCGCACGCCTGATGGGCGGGCAGCCCGGTGCCGGCGGTGCGCTCACCGTGCACCTGCACGGCACCCCGCTGGTGGAGATCTGGGCCGGTGAATCCGCCCCCGCCACCCCCTGGACCGCCGATACCGGCGCGATCGTCTTCTCCGCCACCAAAGGTATTGCCGCAACGGTCATTCACCGCCTGGCGGACCGCGGCCTCATCGACTACGACACACCCGTCGCCGCCTACTGGCCGGAGTTCGCCGCCAACGGCAAAGAGCGAATCACCGTGCGCCACCTGCTCTCCCATCGTGCGGGGCTGTCCGGCCTCCCCGATATCGCCGCGGGCCTGGACGACATTCTCGACCACCAGCTGATGGAGCAGCGCCTGGCCGCCGCGAAACCCGATCACCTGCTGGGCACTCCGACCTACCACGCCCTGACCTACGGTTGGCTGCTGGCCGGTCTGGCGCGCGCGGTCACCGGGCGCGGTATGGCCGAACTCTTCCGCACCGAGATCGCCGAACCCCTCGGCACCGACGGCATCCACCTCGGCCGTCCGCCCGCCACCTCCGCGACCACGGCCGCGACCATGCACGGCGGTCGCCTGGGCTTCGTCGGCACCACCTACGTCTCCCTGGTGCTGGGCCGCGCCTATTCGCTTCCGGGCGCATTGGGCGCGGCCGCCCGCGCCCTGTTCCTCCCCGGCCTGGAGGATTTCCTCGAGGGCGATATCCCACCCATCCTCGACACCGAACTCCCCGCCGGAAACGGCGTCTGCACCGCCACCGGTCTCGCCACCCTCTACGGCGCACTCGCCAACGGCGGTATGTCCCAGGGCCGCCGCTTCCTGAGCCCCGCCACCATGAAGACCATGCGCCACATCGAGACCTACAGCCTCGACCACGCTCTCATGTACTTCCCCATGATGTGGCGTATGGGCTACCACTCCCTCCCGATGCCCGGCGCCAGAGCGGGTTTCGGCCATATCGGCCTGGGCGGCTCCTTCGGCTGGGCCGACCCCAACCGCGGCCTCTCGGTGGGTTTCGTGCACAACCGCCTCTCCCTGTCCTCCCTCACCACGGACCAACTCGCGTCGGCATGGGTGCTGCCGCTGGTGGTGCGGGGCGCGCGCTCGGCGCGTCGCACCACCCAACTCCCCGCCTCCCGCGCCGCCTGA
- a CDS encoding alpha/beta hydrolase family protein — protein MRALRSLSLGLFVVLAMVAAGCSDSKTETSPVVGDWNGKIEIPDHPLEVGVTFGSDGKATVDIPTQAVVGKPLTDVRTGNDDVGFTAPDFPGTPTFKGKYDKASDSIAGDFTQSGQTVPLHLTRGRLASMARPQQPQPPWPYRSEDVSYRSGDITIAGTLTEPKTGGPHPAVVLVTGSGAQNRDEELLGHKPFLLLADTFTRAGYAVLRTDDRGVGGTGGDLSQSDYQQLADDIGAGITFLHGRSEIDGKRIGLLGHSEGGYLAPLYAARPDSGVAFVIMQAGPAVTGADVLLEQNRIILTAQGATPEQISEQLAYVSGLVDIVHTGDLAAAKKYAQQHNDSLPPERKQPEAAIDQLVSPYMAALINYDPAPALSALRVPVLAVYGTKDVQVPATQSEGPARALLAADPDATVHVFDGLNHLMQPAQSGLLTEYATIGTTVDPQVLDMYTNWLTQRFPPKR, from the coding sequence ATGCGTGCACTGCGGTCGCTCTCACTGGGCCTGTTCGTCGTGCTGGCCATGGTGGCGGCGGGCTGCTCGGACTCGAAGACCGAGACCTCACCGGTGGTCGGCGACTGGAACGGGAAGATCGAGATTCCGGATCATCCGCTCGAGGTCGGGGTCACCTTCGGCTCCGACGGCAAAGCCACCGTTGATATTCCGACCCAGGCGGTCGTGGGCAAACCCCTCACCGATGTCCGGACCGGCAACGATGACGTCGGCTTCACCGCCCCGGATTTCCCGGGCACACCCACGTTCAAGGGCAAATACGACAAAGCCTCGGACAGCATCGCGGGCGACTTCACCCAGTCCGGCCAGACGGTGCCGCTGCATCTGACGCGCGGACGCCTCGCCTCGATGGCCCGGCCGCAGCAGCCCCAACCGCCGTGGCCGTACCGGTCCGAGGATGTCAGCTATCGCAGCGGAGACATCACCATCGCCGGGACGCTGACCGAGCCGAAGACCGGCGGACCGCATCCGGCGGTCGTACTCGTCACCGGCAGCGGTGCGCAGAATCGCGATGAGGAACTGCTGGGGCATAAGCCGTTCCTGCTGCTCGCCGATACCTTCACCCGCGCCGGATACGCCGTGCTGCGCACCGATGACCGGGGTGTCGGCGGTACCGGCGGTGATCTGTCGCAGTCCGATTACCAACAGCTCGCCGACGATATCGGCGCCGGAATCACCTTCCTGCACGGGCGTTCGGAGATCGACGGCAAACGCATCGGTTTGCTGGGCCACAGTGAAGGCGGCTACCTCGCACCGCTGTACGCGGCGCGACCGGACAGCGGTGTGGCCTTCGTGATCATGCAGGCCGGACCGGCGGTCACGGGCGCGGATGTCCTGCTGGAACAGAATCGGATCATTCTGACCGCACAGGGCGCGACCCCCGAGCAGATCTCCGAACAGCTCGCCTACGTCTCCGGACTGGTCGATATCGTGCACACCGGTGATCTGGCGGCGGCCAAGAAGTACGCGCAGCAGCACAATGACAGCCTGCCGCCCGAACGCAAACAGCCCGAGGCCGCCATCGACCAACTGGTATCGCCGTATATGGCCGCGCTGATCAATTACGATCCGGCCCCGGCACTTTCGGCGCTGCGGGTACCGGTGCTCGCGGTGTACGGGACCAAGGATGTGCAGGTTCCGGCGACCCAGAGCGAGGGGCCCGCGCGCGCACTGCTCGCGGCGGATCCGGATGCCACGGTGCATGTCTTCGACGGGCTCAATCACCTCATGCAGCCCGCGCAATCCGGGCTGCTCACCGAATACGCCACCATCGGGACGACCGTCGACCCGCAGGTACTGGATATGTACACGAACTGGCTCACCCAGCGCTTCCCACCGAAACGCTAG
- a CDS encoding class I SAM-dependent methyltransferase, translated as MGIYENHVLPRIVDLSCGSAMLDPVREQTCEGLHGRVVEIGFGSGRNVPFYPGAVDSVTAVEPVDLGWRMAGKRLAAATVPVERSGLDGQSLPFADNSFDSALSTWTLCTIPDAAAALAELRRVLVPGGTFHFVEHGLAPHAEVQKWQHRLNPVQQRLFGGCNLNREIRVMIENSGFEIREVDHFYEGMAPKFMGALARGVAISV; from the coding sequence ATGGGTATCTACGAGAACCACGTCCTCCCCCGCATTGTCGATCTGTCCTGCGGGTCGGCCATGCTCGATCCGGTGCGCGAGCAGACCTGCGAGGGTCTGCACGGGCGGGTGGTGGAGATCGGCTTCGGATCGGGGCGCAATGTGCCGTTCTATCCGGGCGCGGTGGATTCGGTGACCGCCGTCGAACCGGTGGATCTAGGCTGGCGAATGGCGGGCAAACGACTGGCCGCCGCCACGGTACCGGTCGAGCGGTCCGGACTGGATGGACAGTCACTGCCGTTCGCGGACAACAGCTTCGATTCGGCGCTGTCGACCTGGACGCTGTGCACCATTCCCGATGCGGCGGCCGCACTGGCGGAGTTGCGGCGAGTGCTGGTGCCCGGCGGCACTTTTCACTTCGTCGAACACGGACTCGCTCCGCATGCCGAGGTCCAGAAATGGCAGCATCGATTGAATCCGGTACAGCAGCGGCTCTTCGGTGGCTGCAATTTGAATCGCGAAATTCGCGTCATGATCGAGAATTCGGGCTTCGAGATTCGCGAAGTGGATCACTTCTACGAGGGTATGGCCCCGAAGTTCATGGGCGCGCTGGCACGGGGCGTGGCGATCTCGGTGTGA
- a CDS encoding VOC family protein codes for MTIQFNHTIVASKDNRETAEFWADILGLEVGAEWGPFIALPVHNGVTFDFAKSPPDIPGGIHPTHYAFLVSEDEFDSAYRKIQERGLTYWADPRMQAVNEINHNDGGRGIYFTDPNGHYLELITVPYGGWPER; via the coding sequence ATAACTATTCAGTTCAACCACACCATTGTCGCGAGCAAGGACAATCGGGAGACCGCCGAATTCTGGGCGGACATCCTTGGTTTGGAGGTGGGGGCGGAGTGGGGCCCGTTCATCGCACTGCCGGTGCATAACGGCGTCACCTTCGACTTCGCCAAGAGCCCGCCGGATATTCCTGGCGGCATTCACCCCACGCATTACGCCTTCCTGGTCTCGGAGGACGAATTCGATTCGGCCTACCGCAAGATTCAGGAGCGCGGGCTCACCTACTGGGCGGATCCGCGTATGCAGGCCGTGAACGAGATCAACCACAATGACGGTGGCCGGGGTATCTACTTCACCGATCCCAACGGCCATTACCTGGAGTTGATCACCGTTCCGTACGGTGGCTGGCCGGAGCGGTAG